In one Terriglobia bacterium genomic region, the following are encoded:
- a CDS encoding histidine kinase produces the protein MHPILRSRSRTLIYIAVWIPVAALLTGVVSRGGAVGLGEGAAILVPMCFIYAFICQASWYLCSAVPLRQTDVARLLATHATAATASSAIWVGMGWLWVYILGSTGYMDGIVQRFAGQLPILFFSGLLLFSLAVVLNYLLITFEASQLVEKQALELQVLNREAELRTLRAQIDPHFLFNSLNSISALVTTDPKAARRMCILLADFFRGCLKLGSEPRISLSEEIRLAECYLDIERVRLGARLQVEREIDQQSGFCMVPPLIMQPLIENAITHGIGPMVEGGTVRVQAERNGAGVKIVVENPYDPELGAKTGSGVGLKNVRMRLANLYSDNARLDIDREGTRFRVQLQLPCQSGT, from the coding sequence GTGCATCCGATACTCAGGAGCCGCAGCCGCACGCTGATCTACATTGCCGTGTGGATTCCGGTGGCGGCCCTGCTTACCGGCGTCGTCAGCCGCGGCGGTGCGGTCGGCCTTGGAGAGGGCGCCGCGATCCTCGTGCCGATGTGTTTCATCTACGCGTTCATCTGCCAGGCCTCCTGGTATCTGTGCTCCGCAGTTCCTCTCCGCCAGACCGATGTCGCGCGCCTGCTTGCCACGCACGCGACCGCCGCCACGGCCTCTTCCGCGATCTGGGTCGGCATGGGATGGTTGTGGGTCTATATCCTCGGTTCCACCGGCTACATGGACGGCATCGTGCAGCGGTTCGCCGGCCAGTTGCCGATCCTGTTTTTCTCCGGCCTGCTCCTTTTCAGCCTGGCCGTTGTCCTCAATTACCTCTTGATTACATTCGAAGCTTCGCAGCTTGTCGAAAAGCAGGCGCTCGAACTGCAGGTTCTGAATCGCGAAGCGGAGCTGAGGACGCTCCGGGCGCAGATCGATCCCCACTTCCTGTTCAACAGCCTTAACTCGATCAGCGCCCTGGTGACCACGGACCCCAAGGCCGCGCGGCGGATGTGCATTCTGCTTGCCGATTTCTTCCGCGGTTGCCTGAAGCTGGGGTCGGAGCCGCGTATTTCACTTTCGGAAGAGATTCGCCTCGCCGAATGTTATCTCGATATCGAACGCGTGCGGCTGGGCGCCCGGCTCCAGGTCGAGCGCGAGATCGATCAACAGTCGGGATTCTGCATGGTGCCTCCGCTGATCATGCAACCGCTGATCGAAAACGCGATCACGCACGGAATCGGGCCGATGGTCGAAGGCGGTACGGTGCGCGTTCAGGCGGAGAGGAACGGTGCAGGCGTGAAAATCGTTGTCGAGAATCCGTACGACCCGGAGCTCGGGGCAAAGACGGGCTCCGGCGTCGGCCTGAAGAATGTCCGCATGCGCCTGGCGAATCTTTACAGCGACAATGCACGGCTGGACATCGATCGGGAAGGCACCCGATTCAGAGTCCAGCTACAATTGCCGTGTCAGAGCGGAACATGA
- a CDS encoding LytTR family DNA-binding domain-containing protein: MRIVIVDDEELARRLLREYLSAYDDVEVVAECANGFEAVKAVTDLKPDLMLLDIQMPRLDGFEVLELVGREVGVIFVTAYDQYALRAFEVHAVDYLLKPFAEDRLRAALDRARSRVAAKALVAPAQLSVMARPAGSHLERVAIRDGANVHVIPVSKIDYIEAQDDYVCFRAEGKRYLKQQTLAEIETALDPEQFVRIHRSYILNIDRLAKLELYAKDSHAAILRDGTRLAVSRSGYARLNAVLK; the protein is encoded by the coding sequence ATGCGAATTGTGATCGTTGACGATGAAGAGCTGGCGCGCCGGCTGTTGCGCGAGTACCTCTCGGCATACGACGACGTTGAAGTGGTTGCCGAATGCGCCAATGGATTTGAAGCAGTGAAGGCGGTCACGGATCTCAAGCCGGATCTCATGCTGCTGGATATCCAGATGCCGCGTCTCGACGGATTTGAAGTCCTCGAGCTGGTGGGACGTGAGGTCGGCGTGATCTTTGTCACCGCATACGACCAGTACGCGCTGCGGGCCTTCGAAGTCCATGCCGTCGACTATCTCTTGAAGCCGTTCGCCGAAGACCGTTTGCGCGCCGCTCTCGATCGGGCGAGAAGCCGGGTAGCAGCGAAAGCCCTTGTCGCTCCCGCGCAGCTCAGCGTCATGGCGCGTCCTGCCGGGTCGCATCTGGAACGCGTCGCGATCCGGGATGGAGCCAACGTGCACGTCATTCCCGTTTCGAAGATCGATTACATCGAAGCGCAGGACGACTATGTGTGTTTCCGGGCCGAAGGGAAGCGGTATCTGAAGCAGCAGACGCTTGCGGAAATCGAAACCGCACTGGACCCGGAACAGTTCGTTCGAATCCACCGGTCGTACATCTTGAATATCGACCGGCTGGCGAAGCTCGAGCTGTATGCGAAGGACAGCCACGCCGCCATTCTCCGGGACGGGACGAGGCTGGCCGTCAGCCGGTCAGGATATGCGCGGCTGAATGCGGTTTTGAAGTAG